From a region of the Haematobia irritans isolate KBUSLIRL chromosome 4, ASM5000362v1, whole genome shotgun sequence genome:
- the l(3)04053 gene encoding lethal (3) 04053 — protein sequence MANENDQQHHQTTAQNPKDCDKIVVDSMKSNDDGGSEHKDSTKDDNYYAEEERESLDMMPTSSKGKLNDLVADLCINGHRGYGDFQYSNRSAGASSSGGAAGEGSSGEGSFASSAATTTTHTVQPPPTQNSSFSFKHFLSSSSVPTAPSTTVTSLDPPLNVSSTSSSNSNSNSAMSTRSLQTSTGARPKVPQSNSASSTLTASGTSTQSGEGLSIAATKMKRSPRFSSFDSQASLAEYAGAPTIADLPACEASSGGGNTKSSDYRLYPDERERDRFAEWGPTNAPTMTTNSSDYDRGQYVPRSYSNYEIPRPQTSPRRRAGGVGSNRDSRPTRLTLNTNPNPTMAAKLKLDLPINTQNTVGGSNSSSSNRRNVLSTRPTDFHQSSNPIPGGAAAAAALPDFVQDHWMDSWYANDMHVNSPPSSPTAAFTEELVGTGNGDQATGACAGGGGGARPRNRDNIPLPGPADMGGFNMGLPEPSSSSVGSKMLPDFLSDGPIIHSSQRLADIATGLPSNSMGSPEDSNMTTQLSRLRSDNELLQRELNETRVALNEQTLRANNLERQLLEQQRQHKSQNEENLDTNKKHSNAVQSLVVKLKQQVQQLNSEIEILKREKDLMREEGAVGGCNVSSCNRSPTSYAPAATVTSSNRCTTSTSATAVGGGSGVLGGSCVGVSSSTSGTGQDGGNGVIGLRPSRAQQISIDLRRAASNAEQNLRQLLAGVDNLRQMAANIEKSETHVDYDASPDLFSDFIDDCDDYEECPGGPDL from the exons ATGGCAAACGAAAATGATCAACAGCATCACCAGACAACAGCACAGAACCCTAAggattgtgataaaattgtcgTTGATTCAATGAAATCAAACGATGACGGTGGTAGTGAACACAAAGATTCAACGAAAGACGATAATTATTACGCCGAAGAGGAAAGGGAGAGTCTAGATATGATGCCCACATCCTCCAAAGGAAAACTAAATGATTTGGTTGCCGATTTGTGTATTAATGGTCATCGTGGTTATGGAGATTTTCAATATAGTAATCGATCTGCTGGTGCTAGCTCTTCTGGAGGAGCGGCGGGTGAGG gttcaaGTGGTGAAGGCAGTTTTGCATCTTCTGCGGCTACAACTACAACACATACAGTGCAACCGCCACCCACCCAAAACTCGTCGTTCTCTTTTAAGCATTTCCTCAGTAGCAGTAGCGTACCTACAGCACCTTCAACAACAGTCACATCTTTGGATCCTCCCTTAAATGTGAGCAGTACGTCCTCAAGTAATTCGAATTCAAATTCTGCCATGTCTACACGTTCCCTACAAACATCAACTGGTGCCCGTCCCAAGGTTCCACAGTCGAATTCTGCATCATCCACATTAACTGCGAGCGGCACATCGACACAATCGGGCGAAGGTTTGTCTATTGCAGCAACAAAAATGAAACGTTCACCACGTTTCTCATCTTTCGACTCGCAGGCGAGTCTTGCCGAATATGCTGGGGCACCGACCATTGCCGATTTACCAGCGTGTGAAGCTTCGTCGGGTGGTGGCAATACAAAATCTTCAGATTACCGTTTGTATCCCGATGAAAGAGAACGTGATCGATTTGCAG AATGGGGACCTACAAATGCTCCTACAATGACAACTAATTCGTCCGATTATGATCGCGGACAGTATGTACCCCGATCCTATTCAAACTATGAAATACCAAGACCACAAACATCCCCACGCCGTCGTGCTGGTGGTGTTGGTTCAAATCGAGATTCAAGACCCACACGTTTGACTCTCAATACAAATCCAAATCCAACAATGGCTGCCAAATTGAAATTGGATTTGCCCATAAATACCCAAAATACCGTAGGAGGGTCTAACAGCTCATCGTCCAATCGAAGGAATGTTTTGTCCACACGTCCAACAGATTTTCATCAATCTTCTAACCCTATACCCGGTGGGGCGGCAGCTGCTGCTGCTTTACCTGACTTTGTTCAAGATCATTGGATGGATTCTTGGTATGCCAATGATATGCATGTGAATTCACCACCCTCTTCGCCCACAGCCGCCTTTACAGAAGAGCTTGTGGGAACTGGCAATGGCGACCAAGCCACCGGGGCTTGTGCTGGTGGGGGAGGTGGTGCTAGACCTCGAAACCGCGATAACATTCCACTACCAGGTCCTGCCGATATGGGTGGTTTTAATATGGGTCTTCCCGAACCATCATCATCTTCGGTGGGTTCAAAAATGCTACCAGATTTCCTTTCCGATGGACCCATTATTCATTCTTCTCAACGTCTGGCCGATATAGCAACTGGTTTGCCATCAAATTCCATGGGATCGCCCGAAGATTCAAATATGACCACACAGCTGTCAAGGTTACGCTCCGATAATGAACTTCTACAAAGGGAATTGAATGAAACACGGGTTGCCCTTAATGAACAGACATTGAGAGCCAATAACTTGGAGCGACAGTTATTGGAACAACAAAGGCAGCACAAGTCACAGAATGAGGAAAATCTCGATACTAATAAAAAGCACTCGAATGCTGTACAGAGTCTCGTTGTTAAACTTAAACAACAAGTACAGCAATTGAATTCGgagattgaaattttgaaacgtGAAAAAGATTTGATGCGTGAAGAGGGTGCCGTAGGTGGTTGTAATGTAAGCAGTTGTAATCGTTCTCCTACTTCGTATGCTCCAGCTGCTACCGTTACAAGCAGTAATCGGTGCACAACATCTACATCTGCGACAGCAGTTGGTGGTGGAAGTGGCGTTTTAGGTGGCAGTTGCGTGGGTGTTAGCAGTAGCACAAGTGGAACAGGCCAAGATGGTGGAAACGGTGTCATAGGCCTCAGACCGTCCAGAGCACAACAGATATCAATAGATTTGCGGAGGGCAGCATCAAATGCGGAACAAAACCTGAG